From Daphnia pulicaria isolate SC F1-1A chromosome 4, SC_F0-13Bv2, whole genome shotgun sequence, one genomic window encodes:
- the LOC124337139 gene encoding anamorsin homolog, whose amino-acid sequence MSISIIPPEVVSRLKDATVLILWGPGSSPEDVQKFSQELSSQQCNRVVVEHFERLVVSGHPKSTFSVVLSNLFEPHTTSHSFDLLSEVIRIMKPSGIVCGKELTDLKISANLKLAGFCNITVDSSNRIFSAQTPNFEVGSSSKLSFAKPSVWTLSDALVDDQVELINEDDLLDESDLIKPDAESLRVCGTTGKRKACKDCSCGLAEELGAGQTVKTTTTSATSSCGSCYLGDAFRCASCPYLGMPAFKPGEKIQLSERQLNPDL is encoded by the exons ATGTCAATATCCATAATACCGCCCGAAGTTGTTAGTAGACTCAAGGATGCCACGGTTCTCATTTTATGGGGCCCAGGTAGTTCCCCAGAAGACGTGCAAAAATTTTCTCAAGAACTTTCCAGTCAACAGTGTAATCGTGTTGTTGTGGAACATTTTGAACGGCTTGTTGTGT cTGGTCACCCGAAATCTACCTTTAGTGTGGTTCTTTCCAATTTATTTGAACCGCACACTACATCACACTCATTTGATCTTCTATCTGAAGTCATTAGAATTATGAAGCCAAGTGGGATTGTCTGCGGAAAAGAGCTGACTGACCTTAAAATTTCAGCAAATCTCAAACTCGCTGGATTTTGCAATATAACTGTTGATTCTTCCAACAGAATCTTCTCTGCACAAAcaccaaattttgaagtgggaTCTTCATCCAAACTTTCATTTGCTAAACCTTCTGTATGGACACTTTCAGATGCCCTCGTAGATGACCAAGTTGAGCTAATCAATGAAGATGATTTGCTGGATGAGTCTGATTTAATAAAACCTGACGCTGAATCCCTGAGag tgtgtgGAACAACTGGGAAGCGCAAGGCTTGCAAGGATTGCTCATGTGGACTAGCTGAAGAGCTAGGAGCAGGTCAGACAgtaaagacaacaacaacttctgCAACCTCATCATGTGGCAGT tGCTATCTTGGAGATGCCTTCCGTTGCGCAAGTTGTCCATACCTTGGAATGCCGGCTTTTAAACCAGGAGAAAAAATCCAACTCTCAGAAAGGCAATTGAACCCGGATTTGTAA
- the LOC124337169 gene encoding mpv17-like protein 2, protein MLVKSFALSLARLKWKTIVQTSKVVGKTLFSRYLLVTNVTISTTLSGVGDALQQQYEIVTGDKPNLTWDKNRTLNMSATGTVVGVICHFWYNWLDQRLPGKAFKIIAKKLLVDQIFFSPFLIAVFFGTVGVLEHMSTEEVLEEIKSKAWRLYAAEWIVWPPAQLINFYLLPTRFRVLYDNTISLGYDVYTSYVKHDKG, encoded by the exons ATGCTAGTGAAATCGTTCGCGCTATCCTTAGCTCGTTTAAAATGGAAGACGATAGTTCAAACAAGCAAAGTCGTCGGGAAAACCTTGTTTAGCAGATACTTGTTGG TTACAAATGTAACAATATCCACTACCCTTAGCGGTGTTGGAGACGCCTTGCAGCAACAATATGAAATTGTAACTGGTGATAAACCTAACCTGACTTGGGATAAGAATAGAACTCTAAATATGTCAGCAACTGGAACTGTAGTAGGAG TAATTTGCCACTTCTGGTACAATTGGCTTGACCAAAGATTACCTGGGAaagcttttaaaataatagcaAAGAAACTATTGGTGGaccaaatatttttctcccCATTTCTCATTGCTGTGttttttggaacagttggtGTTCTGGAACACATGAG CACTGAGGAAGTATTAGAAGAAATCAAGTCTAAAGCATGGAGGCTTTATGCAGCTGAATGGATAGTCTGGCCTCCAGCACAATTAATAAACTTCTACCTACTGCCAACCAGATTCAGAGTATTGTATGACAACACTATATCACTTGGCTATGATGTCTACACTAGTTATGTCAAACATGACAAAGGCTGA